The genomic window CCTTTTCCGCAACCGAAACATTTGAAGATCTGCTTCTTTTCGCTCACCACAAAGGAAGCAGTTTTTTCGTCATGGAACGGGCAGCGTGCTTTAAAGTTACTTCCCGTCTTTTTGAGCGGAAAATAACTGCCGATCACATCGACGATGTTATTGTTATCAATTACTTCTTCAATTATTCTTTGATCCATTCATTCTCCAAAAAGATGACAAAAACCATAGTTATTTTTCTAAAACCACTACAGTTACACCATCTCCGCCAGCTTCGGGAGGGGGTGAAAAAAAGTCGACAACTTTTTTCTTTTTTCTAAGATATTGACGCACTTTTGCACGCAGAGCTCCGGTTCCTTTACCATGAACAATTCTCAATCTTTCCAACCCGGAAAAGATAGCATTGTCTATAAAAGTCTCAATTTTTGGTTTTGCTTCATCAAAAGTATTTCCCAGGATCTTTAGTTCCATTTTTACTTCCGGTCGAGGTACAGAAACGCTTGGTTTTGTTTTCTTAACAGGTTTTTTAGTTGTTTTAAAAATATTAGAATTTGAGGTAGTGAAAAATATTCCACCCATATCCACTTTTATCTCTTTATCAAAAACTTCTATGATCTCAGCTTCTGTTTCCATATCCTTCAGCCAGATCAGTTTACCTGGCTTGGGATTTGTTTCAAGTTCTCGCTGAAAATCCTGCAGCTGATCTTCTTGTTCCTTGAATTTTAAATTCTGTTCATTTATTTTGTTTAAAGAATTTTCCAGCAGCTCTTTTCTCCTCTTTTTGTCGGATTTCTTGATCGAGTCGATCTCGTTATTGAGTTCCTTCTGCAGAGTTGTCAAAAACTCCCGTGCTTCCCGCATCGATTTGCGTTTTATTGCTTTGGAATTTTCTTCCATTTCGTCGATCTTGTGCTGGTGTTCATCGATCTTTTTATTAAGCAGTGCAGTTTTCAATTCATATTGATAGAGCTGATGTGAAAGCGCTTGTTTTTCTTCCGTCATTCGAGTCAGGAGATCGGTCATTTCCACGCTTTGATTGCCGGTAAGTTCTTTGGCTCGATTGATCAAATTCTCATTCATCCCCAGTCGGGAAGCTACTTCGATAGCGAAACTGTTCCCGGGAAGACCGAGTTTGAAATTATAAGTTGGAACATGTTTATCAGCATCGAATTGCATAGCTGCATTCATGCAGTTTTTGTGCTTTTCAGCAAAAATTTTAAGAGCTGTGTAGTGAGTTGTTATAACTCCCACACAATTGAGTTCTGCCAGTTTTTCCAGAATGGATTGTGCTAAAGCAGAACCCTGTTCAGGATCGGTGGCAGCTCCGATCTCATCTATAAGAACGAGAGAATTCTCTGTTCCCTTTTTTACCATTTCATCGATATTTTTGATGTGAGAAGAAAAAGTACTGAGTGCATTTTCCAAAGACTGATTATCTCCGATATCAGCAAAAACCTGTGGAAAAATTCCGATCTTACTGTCGAATCTGGCAGGAATAGGTAAACCGGAAAGTGCCATCAGAGTTAGAAGTCCAATGGTTTTTAGAGTAACTGTTTTTCCACCGGTATTTGGCCCGGAAATCAGTAGCAGTTTAAATTCTCTTCCCAGTTCCAGATCAAATGGAATAACTTTTTTGAGGGAACCGTAGGAGTGGATAAGAAGTGGGTGACGGGCATTGCTGAGTGAAATTATCGGCTTTTCCACGATCTCTGGTTTTTCAGCAGAAATGGAATGGGAAAATCTTCCTACAGCAAAATGAAAATCGAGTTCTTGCAGAATTTTTGTATTATCGATGATTTCAGTTTTATATTCTCGCAATTGTTTTGTATATTCTATGAAAATTCTGTGGATCTCTCTTTTTTCCTCGCTGCTGGTCATGTCAATCT from Candidatus Cloacimonadota bacterium includes these protein-coding regions:
- a CDS encoding endonuclease MutS2, with amino-acid sequence MQVYSQLEYNKIKEILAEECHSGLGRQLALELKPLSSKTEVDKLLVLNEEIRNLIKTGLQFNFSRISNLNELLNNIKHITYNYEEFQQIYFNLEAANNIYYSEENQEDNPKFVNMIQKLFKLPELAERFKQIFDTEGLVKDSASTELANIRKKKRKLRRSITGLLNTKLNEFENKNYIHDKIVTQRDGRFVIPLKESSTSFVQGIVHGRSGSKNSVYMEPQEAVGINNEIDMTSSEEKREIHRIFIEYTKQLREYKTEIIDNTKILQELDFHFAVGRFSHSISAEKPEIVEKPIISLSNARHPLLIHSYGSLKKVIPFDLELGREFKLLLISGPNTGGKTVTLKTIGLLTLMALSGLPIPARFDSKIGIFPQVFADIGDNQSLENALSTFSSHIKNIDEMVKKGTENSLVLIDEIGAATDPEQGSALAQSILEKLAELNCVGVITTHYTALKIFAEKHKNCMNAAMQFDADKHVPTYNFKLGLPGNSFAIEVASRLGMNENLINRAKELTGNQSVEMTDLLTRMTEEKQALSHQLYQYELKTALLNKKIDEHQHKIDEMEENSKAIKRKSMREAREFLTTLQKELNNEIDSIKKSDKKRRKELLENSLNKINEQNLKFKEQEDQLQDFQRELETNPKPGKLIWLKDMETEAEIIEVFDKEIKVDMGGIFFTTSNSNIFKTTKKPVKKTKPSVSVPRPEVKMELKILGNTFDEAKPKIETFIDNAIFSGLERLRIVHGKGTGALRAKVRQYLRKKKKVVDFFSPPPEAGGDGVTVVVLEK